Proteins encoded within one genomic window of Panicum virgatum strain AP13 chromosome 1N, P.virgatum_v5, whole genome shotgun sequence:
- the LOC120656918 gene encoding transcription factor EAT1-like gives MIAGGGYFNGSHDHILMEGSMIHDPSQSSIYDNTNEEQQNFRLAPFSIEDHSNPANLTSEPARVIDHIKNQLGIDMEQDHSGHMIQEVAPVETANLVPSIYGVHNHILRSQIREGPHNITVEQQILDYDAASYQSGTYATAHDLLNSLQTQKCSLNPEFPSTEHIFGDPAQNMVNHLNMNNDLPGIAIHESGMMFSDSTLPLGYQATQSHMLKDLYHSLPQNYGLFTSDDERDGMIRVPGVSGNIFQEIDERQFDSPILGSRRRKGGFGKGKGKANFATERERREQLNVKYGALRSLFPNPTKNDRASIVGDAIEYINELNRTVKELKILVEKKRNSTDRRKMLKLDDEAADDGESSSMQLLSDDQNNQMNGAIRSSWIQRRSKECDVDVRIVDDEINIKFTQKKRANSLLSAAKVLEEFRLDLIHVVAGIVGDHHIFMFNTKIPKGSSVYACAVAKKLLEAVEMKNQALNIFN, from the exons ATGATTGCTGGTGGAGGCTATTTTAATGGTTCCCATGATCATATTCTCATGGAAGGATCAATGATCCACGATCCTTCCCAATCTTCCATCTATGACAATACAAATGAAGAACAACAGAACTTCAGACTCGCCCCCTTTTCCATAGAAGACCACTCCAATCCAGCCAATCTTACCTCTGAGCCTGCAAGGGTGATTGACCATATTAAAAACCAGCTTGGGATTGACATGGAGCAGGACCATAGTGGCCACATGATACAAGAAGTTGCTCCAGTAGAAACTGCAAATTTGGTTCCTTCTATCTATGGTGTCCACAATCATATCCTCAGGAGCCAGATAAGAGAAGGTCCGCATAACATAACTGTGGAACAACAGATCCTGGACTATGATGCTGCATCATATCAAAGTGGCACTTATGCAACTGCACATGATCTTCTGAATTCTCTACAGACCCAAAAGTGCAGTTTGAATCCTGAATTTCCTTCAACAGAACATATCTTTGGTGATCCAGCACAAAACATGGTCAATCATTTGAACATGAACAATGACCTTCCAGGAATAGCAATTCATGAAAGTGGAATGATGTTCAGCGATTCAACTCTACCATTAGGTTATCAAGCTACTCAATCTCATATGTTGAAGGATCTCTATCATTCACTGCCACAGAACTATGGGTTATTTACCAGTGATGATGAGAGAGATGGAATGATCAGGGTGCCAGGGGTCTCAGGAAATATTTTCCAGGAGATAGATGAGAGGCAGTTCGATAGTCCAATACTGGGGAGTAGAAGACGCAAAGGTGGGTTTGGCAAGGGCAAGGGAAAAGCTAACTTTGCAACTGAAAgagaaaggagggagcagcTAAATGTGAAGTATGGGGCTTTAAGATCACTATTCCCAAACCCTACTAAG AATGATAGGGCTTCTATAGTTGGAGATGCCATTGAATACATCAATGAGCTTAATAGAACAGTAAAAGAACTGAAGATCCTAGTAGAAAAGAAGAGGAACAGCACTGACAGGAGGAAGATGCTGAAGTTGGATGATGAGGCAGCTGATGATGGGGAAAGCTCTTCAATGCAGCTATTGAGTGATGATCAAAACAATCAGATGAATGGGGCTATAAGGAGCTCCTGGATTCAAAGGAGGTCCAAGGAATGTGATGTTGATGTCCGCATAGTTGATGATGAAATAAACATCAAGTTCACACAGAAGAAGAGGGCCAACTCTTTACTTAGTGCTGCAAAGGTTCTAGAGGAGTTCCGTCTTGATCTCATCCATGTCGTTGCGGGAATTGTAGGAGATCATCATATATTTATGTTCAATACAAAG ATACCTAAGGGCTCCTCAGTGTATGCGTGTGCAGTGGCTAAGAAGCTCCTTGAAGCTGTGGAGATGAAAAACCAGGCTCTTAATATCTTCAACTAG
- the LOC120656916 gene encoding cell differentiation protein rcd1-like, translated as MFPDLAPLMWHSFGTMIVLLQEMVSFYPALSPPTLSASVSNRACNVLALLQSVASHPETRIPFLKGTQHASLLLGTECGNCEKNSLQPLSNPFSRGRGLLSESRRNRVIDLISHACLYLRLALYGDGPYC; from the exons ATGTTTCCAGATTTGGCTCCACTGATGTGGCACTCTTTTGGCACAATGATTGTGCTGCTACAG GAAATGGTGTCATTCTACCCTGCACTTTCACCCCCTACGTTATCTGCAAGTGTATCGAACAGAGCCTGCAACGTTCTTGCACTTCTTCAG TCTGTTGCTTCACACCCTGAGACCAGGATCCCCTTCTTAAAAG GAACACAACACGCTTCTTTATTGCTGGGTACAGAATGTGGCAACTGTGAAAAAAACAGCCTGCAACCTCTATCAAATCCATTTTCAAGAGGGAGGGGCCTCCTTTCAGAAAGCAGGAGAAATAGAGTAATAGATCTCATCTCCCATGCATGCTTGTACCTGCGATTAGCTTTGTACGGTGATGGACCTTActgttag